ATCTCAGGGATACGCAGAAAAGCACCTCGCTCTCGCTGAGGTTCCCGCGCTTCTTTTCAAGAAGCGAGTTCGTCACTATTGACGCGACAAGCAAAAGAAACCTGGAGCTCCTGGAAACCATCATGGCGAGGGAGAGAAAAGGGACGCTCCTCTGGGCTCTCGATGACACCTGCACGGCAATGGGGGGGCGCCTGCTGAGGGCATGGGTGGTAAAGCCCCTTGTCAACCATGAGGAGATAGAGAGGCGGCTTGATGCGGTCCAGGAGCTCATGGCTTCATGGGACGCCACAAAAAAGCTGAGAGCTCTTCTCTCAAAGATACAGGACGTTGAGCGCCTTCTCTCCAAGTGCATCTTCGGGACGGCCACCGGGAGGGACCTGCTGGCCCTTCTTGAATCGGCGAACCAGATCCCCTCTCTGAAACAGCTGCTGGCGCCTTTCAAGAGCCCTCTGCTGGTGAGGCTTGGAAGGACTGACACGCTTGACGGCCTCAGAAAGCTCCTTGAGGACTCGCTCCATGAATCGCCGCCCGCCACGCTGAGAGAAGGCAATCTGATAAGGGATGGCTACCACAGCGACCTTGATGAGCTGAGAGAGATAAGGAGGTCGGCGAAAGACTGGATTGCCAGGATGGAGGAGAGAGAGCGGGAGAGGACGGGGATAAAATCTCTCAAGATAGGCTTCAACCAGGTCTTTGGCTACTATATCGAGATCACCAGGACCAATCTCAAGATGGTGCCTGAGGACTATATAAGAAAGCAGACCATTGCGAATGGCGAGCGGTTTTTCAGCCCGGAGCTCAAGGAATACGAGACAAAGGTGCTCTCCGCTGACGAGAGGATAAAGAACCTGGAGTTTGAGATATTCAGCGGTATCCGGGAGGTCGCGGCCCGTCACTCGCAGGAGCTCCAGGAGCTCTCCGCTGCCGTTGCCACCCTGGACGTGCTGGCAAGCTTTTCAGTCATCGCTGCGGAGCACGGCTATTGCAGGCCGCAGATCAAGGAGGACAGGTCGCTTATCATCACTGAAGGCCGTCATCCCGTTGTGGAAAGGATACTGGGGGAGCCTTTCGTGAAGAATGACGTGGAATTCAATGAAAACGAGAGGATGATCATCATCACGGGGCCCAATATGTCGGGGAAATCGACGTACCTTCGCCAGACGGCCCTTATCGTGATAATGGCACAGATTGGATCCTTCGTGCCGGCCCAGGCGGCATCAATCGGCATAGTGGACAGGATCTTCACGAGGGTGGGAGCCACCGATGACCTTCACCTGGGGCAGAGCACCTTCATGGTGGAGATGCTTGAGACCTCAAATATCATCAATAATGCCACGGAGCGGTCACTGGTGATCCTGGATGAGATAGGCAGGGGAACGGGCACTTTCGACGGGCTCTCCATTGCCTGGGCCGTCGCCGAGTTCCTGAATGAGCGCACCAGGTGCAAGGCTCTTTTTGCCACCCACTTCCTGGAGCTTACCATGCTCGCAAAAGCCTTTCCCGGCATCAGGAACAGGCGTGTGGCCGTCAAGGAGACAAGGGACGAGATCATATTTTTGCACAAGATTCTCCCCGGCTCTTCAGACAAGAGCTACGGGATCTATGTGGCAAAACTCGCAGGATTTCCTCAAGAAATTCTGCAAAGGGCGCAGGAGATTCTGGAAGAAATGGAAAATGAAAAGAAGTTGCATGAGAAGATACCTCACCGCGATGAAAAATATAAGCAGGGTCCGCTGCAGCTGACCTTTTTTGAGGATTCTCCTCATCCTGTCATCGACGAGATAAGAAGAATCAATATTATGGAAATGACGCCTCTCCAGGCGCTCAACAGGATCTACCGGTGGCAGAGGAGTATTGACAGGTTCAGGAACGAGGGCCAGGGAAATCCCGGGAGTGACTCTCCCGGCAAGACTACACGGAAGGAGAGAAGTCTTGAAAAAAATAGTTGACACTTTCTCCAAATGGAGCATCATGTGGCGGTTAATCGCCTTCATCGTGGCTGCTCTTTACATATACTACCAGGCGGGGAGTGCCGCGGGCACCTCTAAATTGAACCCCCTGATTCTCTCAGGGGCGCTGATAGCTTATGGCGTGCTCTCAGCTATTTTTGAGCAGTTCGCCAGGAAGATGCCGGCAAGAAACTTCATCCTTATCGTGCTGGATATCCTTGTCGCTTTCGCGCTTCTTTATCTCAGCCCCAGCAATATGCTCTGCCTCGTTTTTTCGCTTCCCATACTCAATGGCTTCAGGAACAGCAGGATTTCCGGGTATTACCTGCTGCTTTTTGCCATTGTCTTTTACACCTTCGGAGGTATAATCTTCTCGATTATGAACAAATCAGCGGCGCAATTCCTGAACCCGCCCCTTCTTCTCTTTTCATACAGTGTCCTCTTTCTCTCCTTCATCGCGGGGAATCTTTACTGCAGCCTTCAGGGCAACGAGGAAAAGACCGACGCCCTCATCGCGCTTGTGCAGGTGGGCCAGGAGCTCGGTACCACCTCCTCGCTTCAGCAGGTGCTCTCAAAGGGGATCAACATCGCGAAGACCCTGTTTCCCTGCCACAGCTGCGTAATCTACATGAAGAGCCAGGACGAGAAAGACGACCCCGTGCTGAGAGTGAAGGCCTACTCGGCCAAGATCCCTGAGCTGTTCGTCGATTTCAACGTGGAGATAACGCCGTCGATTATCGGCAAGACCATCAAGGAGAAGGTGGAGCAGCGCATCGACAATTACTCTGCCGAT
The Candidatus Eremiobacterota bacterium genome window above contains:
- the mutS gene encoding DNA mismatch repair protein MutS; amino-acid sequence: MTPMLSQYFKTKDEYPGCVLLFRVGDFYEAYGEDAELISKDLEIVLTSKDAGEGRKVAMAGVPHFALDTYLHMLVGKGHKVAISEQVEDPKKVKGIVKREVMRVVSSGTILDPQMLDGKKNNYLASLLEQDGIIGLSLADISTGDFEATQYRIDISESISEELDRWRPSELIISPALASHASLSAYLASERIPCTVINELPDGAESEAILREHFGPSLRSGPELYQHESALRATATLLRYLRDTQKSTSLSLRFPRFFSRSEFVTIDATSKRNLELLETIMARERKGTLLWALDDTCTAMGGRLLRAWVVKPLVNHEEIERRLDAVQELMASWDATKKLRALLSKIQDVERLLSKCIFGTATGRDLLALLESANQIPSLKQLLAPFKSPLLVRLGRTDTLDGLRKLLEDSLHESPPATLREGNLIRDGYHSDLDELREIRRSAKDWIARMEERERERTGIKSLKIGFNQVFGYYIEITRTNLKMVPEDYIRKQTIANGERFFSPELKEYETKVLSADERIKNLEFEIFSGIREVAARHSQELQELSAAVATLDVLASFSVIAAEHGYCRPQIKEDRSLIITEGRHPVVERILGEPFVKNDVEFNENERMIIITGPNMSGKSTYLRQTALIVIMAQIGSFVPAQAASIGIVDRIFTRVGATDDLHLGQSTFMVEMLETSNIINNATERSLVILDEIGRGTGTFDGLSIAWAVAEFLNERTRCKALFATHFLELTMLAKAFPGIRNRRVAVKETRDEIIFLHKILPGSSDKSYGIYVAKLAGFPQEILQRAQEILEEMENEKKLHEKIPHRDEKYKQGPLQLTFFEDSPHPVIDEIRRINIMEMTPLQALNRIYRWQRSIDRFRNEGQGNPGSDSPGKTTRKERSLEKNS
- a CDS encoding sensor domain-containing diguanylate cyclase; the encoded protein is MKKIVDTFSKWSIMWRLIAFIVAALYIYYQAGSAAGTSKLNPLILSGALIAYGVLSAIFEQFARKMPARNFILIVLDILVAFALLYLSPSNMLCLVFSLPILNGFRNSRISGYYLLLFAIVFYTFGGIIFSIMNKSAAQFLNPPLLLFSYSVLFLSFIAGNLYCSLQGNEEKTDALIALVQVGQELGTTSSLQQVLSKGINIAKTLFPCHSCVIYMKSQDEKDDPVLRVKAYSAKIPELFVDFNVEITPSIIGKTIKEKVEQRIDNYSADPREDVIPKDKGLRAMMIAPLMMDDRVMGIILIAHTLPGFYGEEDLKLFSMLANQIALAVRNIQIQETMGAMAITDSLSGLFTHGFFQENLAKELTKAKYENKPLSFMIIDVDFFKKINDTYGHPQGDALLKQLGGVFRSLARKGDVLCRYGGDEFTVTMLNTNRISAVILAEKIRTAVEEYEFVLKGQVVHITISGGVGSFPEDAQTKKELIDCADKAMYQSKQGGRNKISFGASKK